Proteins co-encoded in one Acinetobacter lwoffii genomic window:
- a CDS encoding antitoxin Xre/MbcA/ParS toxin-binding domain-containing protein: protein MNSETGISKSQVLAIAVFNLAEQLQLKEFELALILGLSEAELSLVINEKELEPDTTAGEKAIALVNIYQKLFSLHGGDLSWMRHFINSPNKLLNHQTPRSLMQTEHGLSEVLRLLGRLQPY from the coding sequence ATGAATAGTGAAACAGGTATTTCTAAATCCCAAGTATTAGCTATAGCAGTATTCAACTTAGCTGAGCAGTTGCAACTGAAAGAATTCGAACTTGCATTGATTCTGGGTTTATCTGAGGCGGAATTATCTCTGGTTATAAATGAAAAAGAATTAGAACCAGATACTACAGCAGGCGAAAAAGCTATAGCTTTAGTAAATATCTATCAAAAGTTATTTAGCTTGCATGGTGGAGACTTGAGCTGGATGCGCCATTTTATCAATTCACCTAACAAGCTTTTGAATCATCAAACGCCAAGATCCTTGATGCAAACAGAACATGGTTTGAGTGAAGTATTGCGATTACTAGGAAGGTTGCAACCGTACTAA
- a CDS encoding NADP(H)-dependent aldo-keto reductase: MQFRPLADTGILLPEICLGTMTFGEQNTQEQAFQQLDYALDQGLYFWDTAEMYPVPPKPETQGATERMIGNWIAARGGRDKLFLASKIAGPSQGGSHIRDGKTRFVADEISAAIDQSLSRLQTDYIDLYQLHWPQRPTNFFGMLGYGNAEAAEDRAVTDLEETLTALQDEIKKGRIRYIGLSNETPWGTMKFLHLAEKLGLSKFVSVQNPYNLLNRTYEIGMSEIAHYEGVGLLAYSPLAFGYLTGKFRHGARPANARVTLFSRFSRYSNPQSEWATEQYAQLAEQHGLSLTQLALAFIKQQFFVTSTIIGATNLDQLKENIQAFEVDLSEEVLKGIEDIHRQQPNPAP, translated from the coding sequence ATGCAATTCAGACCGTTGGCGGATACCGGCATTCTTTTGCCAGAAATTTGTTTGGGCACCATGACCTTTGGTGAGCAGAACACGCAAGAACAGGCTTTTCAGCAACTGGATTATGCCTTAGATCAGGGACTGTATTTCTGGGATACTGCGGAAATGTACCCGGTACCGCCAAAACCTGAAACGCAGGGCGCCACCGAGCGCATGATTGGAAACTGGATCGCTGCCCGTGGTGGCCGTGACAAACTTTTTTTAGCCTCAAAAATTGCCGGACCATCGCAAGGTGGTAGTCATATCCGGGATGGTAAAACCCGTTTTGTTGCCGATGAAATTTCAGCAGCAATAGACCAGTCATTGTCACGCCTGCAAACGGATTATATCGACCTGTATCAGTTACACTGGCCACAACGCCCCACCAATTTCTTTGGCATGTTGGGTTATGGCAATGCTGAAGCGGCAGAAGACCGTGCCGTAACGGATCTGGAAGAAACCCTGACTGCCTTGCAGGATGAAATTAAAAAAGGCCGTATCCGTTATATTGGTCTTTCCAATGAAACCCCGTGGGGCACGATGAAATTTCTGCACCTCGCAGAGAAATTAGGTTTGTCCAAATTTGTCAGTGTACAAAACCCATATAACCTGCTGAACCGTACTTATGAAATCGGCATGTCAGAAATTGCCCATTATGAAGGTGTGGGCTTGTTGGCGTATTCACCTTTGGCATTTGGTTATCTGACCGGTAAATTCCGGCATGGTGCACGTCCTGCCAATGCGCGTGTAACACTGTTCTCCCGCTTTAGCCGTTATAGCAATCCGCAAAGTGAATGGGCAACCGAGCAATATGCCCAGCTGGCAGAACAGCATGGCTTAAGTCTTACCCAATTGGCTTTGGCCTTTATCAAGCAGCAGTTCTTTGTGACCAGTACCATTATCGGTGCGACCAATCTGGATCAGCTCAAAGAAAATATTCAGGCTTTTGAAGTCGACCTGTCTGAAGAAGTACTGAAAGGTATTGAAGATATTCACCGTCAACAGCCGAATCCGGCACCATAA